In Campylobacter showae, the genomic stretch TCCACGGGTGCGTCCGCTACGCTATCTGAGGGCGCGATCACGGAGCGCTCCATAGCGGCAGTTTCGCCGTCCTTGTCCGTAAATATCGCCTTTTTAGCCGCTAGTTTATAAAGCTGAAGGGCTCTTGTTTTGTCGCCTTCGTATTCGAGCTTTGCGGCAGCTTCGTAGAGGTGCTTGGCTTCGTCTTTTGCGGTCGGTTCTGTCAAATTTTCAGCCGCATTTTCGGACTGGCTGTCTAAATTTTGCTTCGCCGTTTCCGCCTGGGCGACTATGGCTAAATTTAACAAAATCGCCAGTAAAACGATAATTTTTTTCATATTTTTCCTTCTTTTAAAGCTTGTTCGTAATCAGCCTGGTAGTTGATGTTAAAAAACTCGTCCTTGTTTGCGAATTTTACGATCTTGCAGCGGCAGCGGCTACGCAAAAGCCCGATCTTGTGCTCGCCCGCGGCAAAAAGCTCGCCCGCGGCGCCCGCTAAATCCCCGCTGAAAAACCCGCAAAGCGAGTGCGTATGCGACTCGTCCGCGGCGATGACCATATCGTATTCTCCGCTAAATTTATATAGTTCGCGCACGCACTCTCCGCTAACAAACGGCATATCGGCCGGGACGATAAAGACGCTTTCGTTTGGGAAATTTCTAAGGATACTGTAAAGAGCTAGCATCGGAGAAAAGGCGTCAAGGCTCAAATTTGCCGTATCTTGCGAGCAAATTTGAGCGGAGTTTGCCTCTGTGCCATCTTTGTCGCTCGCCTCGGTCAAATTTGACCGCGAGAATTCTTTCGGACTGGCGTCTTTGATG encodes the following:
- the mobA gene encoding molybdenum cofactor guanylyltransferase translates to MKTCVILAGGKSSRMGRDKTLLPFGGFATLTHYGAHKFGRIFDRVFVSSKFDKFDPPLPLIKDASPKEFSRSNLTEASDKDGTEANSAQICSQDTANLSLDAFSPMLALYSILRNFPNESVFIVPADMPFVSGECVRELYKFSGEYDMVIAADESHTHSLCGFFSGDLAGAAGELFAAGEHKIGLLRSRCRCKIVKFANKDEFFNINYQADYEQALKEGKI